Sequence from the Candidatus Eisenbacteria bacterium genome:
GCATTCGCCGGCGACGAGACGCATCGAGACGATCAGGCTTCGATCCACACCCAGCAGTTGCACCGCGCTCGCAGCGTGAGTCCGATCGCCATAATCGACCTCGAGTTGCAGCTGATAGATGCGACCGGCCTCGATCGCTCGTCCTTCGCCATCGCGAGCGTCCCACGTGAGCCGCGACGGCGGCGCGCCGCTGCCGTCGAACACGCGAACGCTCGCGCCCGCGCCGTCTCGAACGTTCAGGCGCCATGCGGACACCTGATCGGGTCGCGACACCGCCAGCACCAGCGCCAGCGGTTCGACCTGGCCGTCGCGTCCGCGTCTCACCACGTCGTCGGGGGTGGTGAGTTCGAGTCGCAGTTCGGCGGTCGGCAGTTCGACCGGAGTGCCCTGCACGACGGCGGACGGCGCGTCGACGTGACCGATGATCTCGACCGGCAGATGCGTCGCCTGCGACTCGAGTGCGAATCCGACCCGATCGGGGGTGCCGATGCGGGCCTCCTCGGTCTCGACCCGCGCTCCGAAGTCGGCGCGCATGAGAATTCCGGGTGTGACCGGGACGATGCGACTCGCTTCGGTGGCGATCTCGGAGCCCGCCGGCAACCGTGAGACGTCGAGCTTGAGCATCCGATGGCCGGGCCGCACGCGCGCGAAGCTGAAGCGTCCGTGCGCATCGGTCACCGCATAGCTTCCGTCGTCGAGCACCACCGTCGCATCGGCGATGCCCCGCTCCCCTGCGTCCTGCCAGTCGTCGCGATCGCGATCGTCGAACACTTTGCCGACGATGGTGCCGAAGTCGAACAGCGGATCCGCCACCACTCGGACCGCGGAGCCCGTGACGTTCGAGACGCGGCAGCTGTCGCAGGCATCACGCGCCACCACCACGCTGCGATAGGCGCGTCCCGGCGCCGCACTCGCGCCCACCACGAGCTGATACGTGAGTCGCCGGAAGCCCACTTCGCCCGGATCCGCGACTCCGTTCCCATTCGCGTCCACGCGGCCCGGCACGGTGCCGAGCACGAACCGGAACGGCGACGAGGCGGGAGGATCCGCGAGTGTGACCCCGTCGAGTCGTGCGGTGCCCGACACGAACTTGAACCCCGGCGGGGCACGGTCTTCGATGCGAACTTGCGTGACGTCGGTGGCACCGGTGTTTCGGATCGCGACCTCATAGGTCACGACTTCGCCGACCAGCGCCTCGCCACGATCCGGAACCTGAGCGATCGCGAGCCGCTCACCCTGAGAAACCTGCGCGGAAACGCTGAGACTGTTGGCATCGAGCGGATCGCCGTCGGCGTCGCCGGCCGCCGCGAGGGTCGTCAGGGAGTCGTAGGCGACTGCGACCGAGAATGCGCCGCTGCCGGCAACGGCCGGCGCGTCAGCGACCAGGTCGATCGTGAGCTGTGCGAGGCTCGTCACCACCGCCGCGCCGAGTGTCACCGTGGCGGTACCGCCCGAAACGCTCACGCACCAGCCGCCCGGCGTCGGGCTCGGACAGTCGGAGACGAGCTGCGTACCGGCCACGCGCACGCCGGTCACCACCAGATTCGTGAATCCCGGCGGAACGGTGAGCCGCACCACGCGCACGCCCGAGTCGGCGCCCGCGATCTGTGGCCGCACGTCGAGCTGGAACGGCGTCGCCGCCGCGGCCGCCAGCACCACGTTTGGCGCGACCTCGGCGAAGG
This genomic interval carries:
- a CDS encoding DUF11 domain-containing protein, encoding MSLRPNIAWALLAASVLLGGLCAPARAVPIENRSRGSVAGVTLDTTLAAVRLDRLVRGSSGAFAEVAPNVVLAAAAATPFQLDVRPQIAGADSGVRVVRLTVPPGFTNLVVTGVRVAGTQLVSDCPSPTPGGWCVSVSGGTATVTLGAAVVTSLAQLTIDLVADAPAVAGSGAFSVAVAYDSLTTLAAAGDADGDPLDANSLSVSAQVSQGERLAIAQVPDRGEALVGEVVTYEVAIRNTGATDVTQVRIEDRAPPGFKFVSGTARLDGVTLADPPASSPFRFVLGTVPGRVDANGNGVADPGEVGFRRLTYQLVVGASAAPGRAYRSVVVARDACDSCRVSNVTGSAVRVVADPLFDFGTIVGKVFDDRDRDDWQDAGERGIADATVVLDDGSYAVTDAHGRFSFARVRPGHRMLKLDVSRLPAGSEIATEASRIVPVTPGILMRADFGARVETEEARIGTPDRVGFALESQATHLPVEIIGHVDAPSAVVQGTPVELPTAELRLELTTPDDVVRRGRDGQVEPLALVLAVSRPDQVSAWRLNVRDGAGASVRVFDGSGAPPSRLTWDARDGEGRAIEAGRIYQLQLEVDYGDRTHAASAVQLLGVDRSLIVSMRLVAGEC